DNA from Fibrobacterota bacterium:
GGGGGAGGCTTGGGTCCAATCAGGGGTGGTTCGAGAGGCCATGGTTTATCCTTTCCCCGCGGGACTACTATTCCTTTTGGAAACGGAATTCCCCATGGCGCGACCCTTCTCCTCCGGTCGCGCGCCGGGCTGCCCCCGTAGGGCGCGGAAAGAACGGACCGTCCGCCAGGACCCGGGTTTCGGATCGGCATGCTTGAGGGATCGGAATCCGCCCAAGAGCAACACCAACGCGCCGATGCCGAGCAAGGCCCCCAGGATCAGCGGGCCGATCCAAGCGGCCATAAGCGCTGAAAGGCCTAGCGCGATCAGCCCCATCGTGAGCAAATGATCGAGGAATAGGCACATGTAGAAGACCGAGAAAAGGGCGATACCGATGGCGGCGCCGAACAAGGCAGCGCTTTTGCCGAGATCGCGCGCCTTGGAGACGGCTTCGCGCTTGGCCAAGGCGATTTCCTTGCGGATGAGATCGGCGATGTCATCCTTCATTTCGCGGAGCAATTGGAATATCGAGGTATCCGGATGCGTATCCATGAATGCCATGGGGAACCCCCTTAATCCCAAAATACGTTCCGGCCAATGCGGTCGGAGCTATTATTCCTGGGAAGGAAAACCGGCAAGGATGCCGACGGCGAGGAAAATCATGGGCGCATATCGCGATGAGATGGAGTTGGCATTGATGATGGCTGCCGAAGCGGGAAAGATCATCCTCCCGCATTTCCGCGACGCCGCATCGCTGCGCGTCGAGACGAAGGCCGATAACAGCCCCGTCACCATCGCGGACCGCTCCGCCGAAGAGGCGCTCCGCAAGCTGATGGAAGCGCACACTCCGGGGTATGGCATAATCGGCGAAGAGTTCGGGTCGTCGGCGGGCCGTACCGACCGCGAATGGGTCATCGATCCCATCGATGGGACCAAGGCCTTTATCCACGGCGTTCCCTTGTTCGGTACCCTGCTGGCTCTGCTCGAGAAGGGCCGGCCGGTGGTCGGAGTCATTTCCCTGCCCGCCCTTGGCCAGGTCCTTTACGCCACTGCCGGCGGGGGCTGTTTCCTGGACGGAAAACCTTGCCGCGTTTCTTCCGTCGATCGCGTTGAAGACTCCCTCCTTTTGGACGGGAGCACGACGACGATGGAACGCCTGGGTCATGGGCCCGCTTGGGCCTCGCTACGAAACCGCGCCAAGCTTCACCGGGGGTGGGGGGATTGCTATGGGCACATGCTGGTCGCCTGCGGCAGGGCCGAAGCCATGTTCGACCCGATCGTTTCGATATGGGATGTGGCCCCGATGGCGGTGATCCTGCCGGAGGCGGGGGGAAGATTTTCCGCCTTATCGGGAAAGGCGTCGATTACGGAAAACTCAGGGATATCTTCCAACGGCAATATCCACGAAGAAATCCTGCGCGGCTTGGGGCATGTACCGGCTTGAACGCCGCCCATCAGTCGGTGATCCACTCTCCATCGTCTTCTTCGCCGCCTTCCTCGATTTCGAGCAGCGACATGGGAAGATAGAGGAGCAGATCCGAAGCAACCAAACCCAAAGTCCCCCGATCCTTCCTCGCCAAGTCGCCGGCTTTCCCGTGCGCGAAGGCCGCCAAGGATGCGGCCTGGTCCACCGGGCGTACGGCCAGCAAGGCCGCGACGACACCGGCCAACACGTCTCCCGAACCCGCGGTAGCCATGCCGGGATTCCCGACCGGCAACACCGCCAGGCGCCCGTCCGGGGCCGCGAAAAGGGTGGTCGCCCCCTTGAGAAGAAGATTCAGGTTGGTTTTTTGCGACCATGCCCGCGCGGCCCGCATCAGATCGAGGGGATGCTCGTAGTCGTATTCTCCTCCCATGCGCTTGTATTCCCCGGCATGCGGCGTAACCACGAAATTCTCGTAGCCGCGCAGGTCGGGCTGGAGGGGGAACTCGGGATTCACGTAGGAGAGTGCGTCGCCGTCCAAAGCCACGCGCCGGCCCTTCAGCTTGGGGATGAGGCCCTGCAGGAAGGCCATGGTTTCGGGATGCTTTCCCAGGCCGGGTCCCAAGAGAACGCTATCCGCCCAGGCCAGGGATTCTTCCAACTCGGATAAATGATCGGGTCGGAAGTGCCCGGGCCCTTGCGGGCCTATGCCTTCCGATGCGCCTACCGGGATGCCGATGATCTCCAGGATATGTACGGCGACCTCGGCGTGGATGCCTGCGGGGTAGGCGATCTTGACCATGCCCGCCCCGGCCCTCAGAGCCGCATTCGAGCTCAGAGCCGCGGCCCCGTGCATGCCGCGCGATCCCGAGATCACCAGGACTTTGCCCGTGGTGTACTTGTTGGCGCGGTAGTCGCGCTCGGGGTAATCCGAAACCGCGTCATCCATGGTGTAGAGACGTAAGCGGGAAGGCTGGCCCATCAGCATTTTTTCGTCGAAGCATATCGGGCTGTAACCGACCTTGCCGTATGCCAGGGAGGCGGGGTAGAAGGCCGAGGATATCTTCATCGCCCCCAAGCATACCGTGGCGGCGGCTTGGACGGCGCTGCCGGACAGGATGGGAGAATCGCAACGGACTCCCGAAGGGATGTCTACGGAAAGGATGGATACTCCGCTCTGGTTCATCC
Protein-coding regions in this window:
- a CDS encoding NAD(P)H-hydrate dehydratase translates to MIPILTLAEIKEVERKTSSESGLSEYDMIQSAGEAVFETIKTMLEQDDAGHDLPDDDLPDEDLPPDEPPRDLRRDQTIAFVCGHGHNGADGLSAALLASQAGYPVVIYQVPGERGFSSETQRLQQALSDADLPIHSVRSPLDLPVFQDIALIVDALLGSGIDRDPEGLIQSCIFGMNQSGVSILSVDIPSGVRCDSPILSGSAVQAAATVCLGAMKISSAFYPASLAYGKVGYSPICFDEKMLMGQPSRLRLYTMDDAVSDYPERDYRANKYTTGKVLVISGSRGMHGAAALSSNAALRAGAGMVKIAYPAGIHAEVAVHILEIIGIPVGASEGIGPQGPGHFRPDHLSELEESLAWADSVLLGPGLGKHPETMAFLQGLIPKLKGRRVALDGDALSYVNPEFPLQPDLRGYENFVVTPHAGEYKRMGGEYDYEHPLDLMRAARAWSQKTNLNLLLKGATTLFAAPDGRLAVLPVGNPGMATAGSGDVLAGVVAALLAVRPVDQAASLAAFAHGKAGDLARKDRGTLGLVASDLLLYLPMSLLEIEEGGEEDDGEWITD
- a CDS encoding inositol monophosphatase family protein; the protein is MGAYRDEMELALMMAAEAGKIILPHFRDAASLRVETKADNSPVTIADRSAEEALRKLMEAHTPGYGIIGEEFGSSAGRTDREWVIDPIDGTKAFIHGVPLFGTLLALLEKGRPVVGVISLPALGQVLYATAGGGCFLDGKPCRVSSVDRVEDSLLLDGSTTTMERLGHGPAWASLRNRAKLHRGWGDCYGHMLVACGRAEAMFDPIVSIWDVAPMAVILPEAGGRFSALSGKASITENSGISSNGNIHEEILRGLGHVPA
- a CDS encoding phage holin family protein — its product is MAFMDTHPDTSIFQLLREMKDDIADLIRKEIALAKREAVSKARDLGKSAALFGAAIGIALFSVFYMCLFLDHLLTMGLIALGLSALMAAWIGPLILGALLGIGALVLLLGGFRSLKHADPKPGSWRTVRSFRALRGQPGARPEEKGRAMGNSVSKRNSSPAGKG